The genomic stretch ATTGACGTCTTTGCAGTCATCTGGTAGCAAATGAATAACAATTGTTTTCTCTGTTGTTTTAGCTCAAGGACATGACCAACTGTGGTTTACTTTTGGTATATGGTTAATAACGATTGGTTTGGTAATACTGATGTACCCGTTGTAAATGCAAACATGCTTTTTTAGACTATCTTTTATGCCAGAACAGATACTTTTTTACTGTGTTACTCTTAATGCTAATTAGAAAGGTTACAACATATTTTTTATGCAACCTACTGAGCAGTGAGTAATTCGTAAATTGAATTGATTGGCCCTCTTTATCTTTTTATGTAACATTTGCAAGTTTCTCTGAACTTGATATGGTTTCTACAATCTTTCAGAAGGAGAAAATATGACTGAAGAACTTGTATAATAATTATATAACTATGTCCTTTTaccagcctataaatagagcattcGTTTGTAAGCTCGTGAGCTCAAACTATGATAGTGTTTATGAGCTCATATACTTTGGTAGTGTTTTCACACCATAATTTTCTACTAAATGGATTTTATATTAATATTTGTTACCGCCCATTCCTGTTTTTAGATATCATATTGCAACCattgatatattgtgatacatgaAAGTAGTTTTGAGCCCTTCTTTTGGAGAGCCCGAATAGTACATACTGGAGTAAAATGGGATAACAGTTGTCTTGATCTCGCGATTAATGATCAGGATATTAGAGCTTGTACGGCAACCCTCTGCTCTCTCCAAGTCATCATGTCTGCCTCCCAAATCTGATTCTGTACTTCGCGATGCAACTCCGGAGCTTGGCTAACCCTTCGACAACAAAATCCATGGAGCCGGACAACGGTCTAGACCCAGGTACTGTATGCGGCATTCCTGTTGAATGGGAGAACTCCAGTTCACACCAAAAAGTTCTTTGTAGCACCTCCAACTCCAGTTCACACCAAAAAGTTCTTTGTATCACCTCCTAACAAAAGATCGACGTAAAATCCAATATGCATAAACGTGAAAATAATATTTAAATGACAATAGCAATAAATGGCGCGGCAAGACGCGCTTGGTCCATCTACTCCTATGTGACTGCTCGGCCAAGTTACCGTGCTGCTACTGCTCCGCCCCGATATGTTGGGCCACTGCACACTACCGGCCAATGCCCTGCCCCTATCCAGATTAGTAAATTCGGTTCTGGTTATTTCATAAGGATTGGGATACACTTGATGGCTTGATGCCCCTGCTCAGATTAGGCAATTTTGAAATTTAGATGTATCGATGCAAATTTTATCAAAGAATAGCAGCAGCCAAACAAACCTGTCATATTTATTTGATTAGGTATGAAGATGCAATTGCTGGTTTCAAGTCTAAAATGGAACGAAGAGCATGTCTTTTGGTCATTAGCAATGTTCTTATCTTTGGAGCACCAAAATTATAATTCCTCCGTTTGGACACAAGTGTCTGCAGATTTTTGTAGATACACATGAATCTAGAGTTCTAGACGTGTGAATGTAGACAAATCTGCGACATTTATTTgcaaacggagggagtaaatcTCTTATTTTTCATTAAAAAATGTCATCATTTTATTGAAAAATACACCCTAAAAATGTACTAATAATAAAACATATCCCATCATGACACTGCCACCAATTATCCAGTTATTTGTTCTGTGACTTGACCATTTTTAGTGCCCACGCTCTGCCACCAATAGTTTGTGTTTCCTATGGAATTCGTCCCCTCTTGTTTTTTGCCCACGCTCTGCCACTGCTTGGCTAATCACCCGATGTGTTTATCCGGTTATTTAATGCAGTTAACACACATAAACCATGATCTATTCTTTAATGTATTCGAAAACCTCTCACCCGGCCCTCTTTCTTCCAAAAGAATCCACGATGGGTTATGCCTATAAACTAAGTTAAACTACCACCTCCCCTCAAAAATCTGCAACGAGAAGACAAGCTTGACAAGGTGTGAACTCGAAGAAGTTAAACCTTGgcacaactattttttttttgaatgattACTCAAAACCAGGATTCACACGTGTTCAGTAAGCCTTCTAGACCATAGGCTAACCACACTGCCCTTGTATCACTGGTTCCAACGCTATTTGCTATGAAAATGGCCACCCGAATTCTGACTTTTTATAAGAGTAATGCAAGATTGGGCATTCAATTTTCTCGGGCCCAGTGCTCATCTTGCTCTCACACGACTGCACGTACTCTCCGTCGTTGCTAGATCCACCACCGGAATGAGGATAAGGTAGAAAGCACATTATTATGACTTTAGGATATATCCACCTCCTGAACAACTAAAAAAGACATTGGAAAACcgaaaattcaatttggctcccgggttaatatgctccctctaccaagaaaatagaaaacaaccTAAACAAAGAATGAAAACCCTTCCGTCAATGAGGGCCCATGGTCCCCCACACCTCCAAAGCATAATTGTGACACTTCTAGACTTGATTATAACTTTGCATTGCATGCACTTTTGGTACTTTTACTATTAAATAATATTTTGCATGCATACATACACCACATACGATGGTAGCGCCAAACCTGTCTCCTGATTCACCTAGACACTTGTTCCTGAGGTTATGCGGTTGGGATGCCGGTTTGGTTTTTTCTTGGGTTACCCGCGCGGAAAAATCGGCAGCGGGACCACTAGGCTACACCGGTATGATGAATATTGGTGGCATAGCATAGTGGGCCACACCACCCTTTTGTTGGGTTGGGCTGGCTCACTGGACCCCATAGAATCAGTGGTGTATTACACCCTAGCAACGTTGCTGATAGGTAACTACTAGCAGTGTACTAGAGCTTAGTACGTTGTCGGTCCTGACATTTTAAAGGTGTGTTGCTACTTTTTTTTTATGTCTATAAGCTATTTCCTCCTAGTAAAACTCTACAACGAGAAGAAAAGCATGACATGGTGTGAATGCTAAGATCTCAAACCTACGtacattttttgttgttgttttgccaATGAATTGTATTACTCAAAACCGGGAATTTCAATGTATCTCACGCGTGTTTAGTAAACCTTCTGGACCATAGGCTAGCTTCATTGCCCTTCTCTAACACTAGTTCTAGCATAATTTGCTATGAAATGGCTACGAGAGTTCTGACTTCTTTTAATATGAGTAATACAAGATTGAATAcattgaatttagacaaatctaaaatATCATGACACTCTTGGCAATGATGTTTCTATTAATAGCTCACTCTTGACGAAAAAGCTCACTCCATCcattttgtttaaatttaaatatatctagacactaagatatattgaatttagacaaatctgagAAATCATTTATAAGACTGAGGTAGTATAATATATGTTCAGGTTTTGACAACCAGCAGTGCATAATTTTGACATTTACACCATGCCTAAAAAATGGGTGAAACCAGGGGCGGAGCTAGGCCTGGTGCTGCCGTCCGCCGGTGGTGTAGCACCGGCCTAGCAGCTGCATTCCAACAAGCATTCATAATATTTCAAGGCTATATTATGAAAATATTTGGTACTTAGCACCACTAAGCCAGGTTTAGCACCAGCCATGGGCTGTTTCCAGCTCCGCCCCGCGTGAAACAATACATGACATAAAATATATTTTGCAAGACAAGGCGACCTTTATTCTTTCATGACCAACCTATATACTTTTGCACACATGTAATTATTCACCTTATGTTTTGGAATAGATGGATCAGCTGAAATGGCTAAAGAGATAGTTGTAGGACGCGAACTCAAAACATAGAtcgatcaaatgactccaaattaCAAAATCGAATTTCGGAGAATTACCCAAAACACTAGACTACGAACTAGGCGAAAACTCGAACAACACTGTGACGGTGTCACTCTGGGTATACTACATAGCTCAGCTAGCTAAACCAAAAACCTGGGACTGGGAGGCCGCTTCGCCCTGACCTCCGGCTTCGCCTTGCTGTTGCTGGGCGTcctcggcgacgacgacgcgcccGGTTTCTCCGCGAACTCCAGCGGCATGCGCCTCTGCACCGACGGCGAGGACACGGGACGCACCCTCACTGTGAGCTCGGCCCTGTCGGCCGCTATGGGGCTTGCGCACCGGGCCTTTGCCTTGACGGACTTGGTCTGCTGCATGTAGCTGGGCGTCACCGGCGCGCCGCCAGTGTCGCCCGTGTCGGCGTCCCTTGCTCTCACGCTTATCCTCCTCGGCGTCTCCCCCGACCGCATGCTGGTCGTCCGCCGCAGCGCCGCCTCCATCCCGCCGCTCCCCAGGTGCTCTTGGCTGCTCCGTGGGCGCTCCGACAGCAGGGTCGCCGACCTGTGGAGCGGGCTTCCCCTCGGGCTCGGCAACCGCGCCGGCGGCGTGATCGTCTTACCCAGCACCGACGGCGATCGCGGCCGCGTCGGGGTCGATGGCGAGGGCAGCCTGGGAGATCTGCCTGTCGGCGTGGTGGGTATCTGGATGGAGATGGACACCCTCGGCTTCGCGGCCCGGCCGGGGGTCTTGGGCGTAGCAGGGGCGCGGTCCTTGTCCTTGTCCGGCTGCGGCGCGGTCTGGCACTCCCACGGCCTGGCCGCCGCAATCCAGCGCTCCGACCAGCTCCAGCCCCAGTTGGGGCAGCCGGGGTCCATGTACATTGGCGGATTCGACGACTGCGTCAGCGCAGCTCGTCCCGAAGAAGACGAAGCAGGGTTTCTGTTCCGCCACTGGACGCATGTACAAGAAAGTGTTCAGCAAAGAACATGAACGAGCTACACGTCTGATGCATTACAATGGAGATTATCATGTCAGTACCTGACGAGAGAACGCGTACGAGAGCGCCTTTTGCCGCCTCGACGCAGCTTCTTGCTTCATCGCAAGCGTGGCTTCCATCTGCTCCTTGGACTGGTGGCTATGATCCCAGCCTTCACCAGTCTGTCAACAAACACTGGTCAGACTCAGACAGCACACATACTAGCATGAACAAATGGTGTTTCGCACCTTCGTTTTGTCAAGCCCTTGCTTAAGCTGGATCTGTCTCCTGAGAGCTTTCTTGTCCTCCTCAGTCTTGGCCCTTCTCGAGTATATCTGGGTTTGAACCCTCGTCATCGTCTGCATACAGTACAGTGCCTCCTCTGTCTGGCGCCTGACGGCGATCCCCTCCAGCAGCGACATCAGCCGAGCCTGTGCTCTTGCCCGCCGGTACTCTCTCCTTGCCTGCAAGTGATCAAAATATTTTAAGGACTTTAAGTTTCACATAGGTCGAAAGTCGATCATGCAAATCTTCTTTCTGTTCCTCATGTACTGTTCAAGTTCAGGTTAATCATTCAGATTAGCCAAACATAATGTTTGGGGATGACTAGCAATAGAACAATATTTCTCTTGTGTGCAGTACCAGATAGCCCCTGCAAGCCGTCTGAATCCtgacggcggcgacctcctcctctgaaCGGTCGAGCGCTCTTGGCGTGACGGTGGACGTAGCACAGACGACTGCCTCTGCCGTCCGCACCTGGTATCTGCCATCGTTTTGctcgctcgccgtcgccgtgccGGCGAATTTGGCCTCTGTGACCTCCACAGCCTTCTGCCGATCAGGCCGCGACGGGGACGGCGGGGGAGGCTGCGGATGTGCCGCCGGAGCGGTCTCCGGCGCGGCGGAGGACGAGGAGTTGGACGAACTGGACTTGCCGAACTGCCATAACTTCTTGAAGTTCAGTTTGCTCGTCGGTCTCTCGGCCTTCTTTGATCGGAAATATACGTGTATGGTCAATTTACATCGACTGGATTTTGATTACTACGAGAAGCAAGTTCTCTTACGAATGATCTGGAACAAATGCTTTTATacatcttttaccttttcttcctTCTCCTCACGATCAGACTCCGACGACGTGCTCAGGATCCTCTGCACGGCATCAAACCACCTCACCTTCTTCCCCATCTCCCCCCTCTATCTTCCTCGCCTATCGATGTCACACGATCATAAAAACTCAAGATATCACCAACAACAACAGCATGAAAAAATTCGAATGTTCTTCGTGACAGCAAAACTGTAATCATCTTCCCTGAACATCGATCGACATTGTAAAGGTCGAGCAAACCGAAAATGTGAAAACAAGAGATCACCTCTTTCAAAGAGCTTCTTCTGCCGGCCTCGCCGGCGTTGGACAATAGCACCGATCTTCTCAACGACGGCGAACCGCCATGGCCCGTCCACTTCCCGCTCGGCCCCACTGGATGGTGGGCGTCTGTTCCTGTCCCTACATTTCAGTACCACCACGCCGTGATAAACGCGGACACATCCCCGCTAGGCCCGCCTAACCAAACCCTATCATCCAACAAATCAATCCAAGGGCCCAAAGATACTCCGGCCCATTAATCCGGCCCACATAGCCCGGGCTTTCGGCCACTTCTGCCCTCTTCCGACTCCGCCACCGCTCCCGACCTCACCGATATCAGCAGGCCAAAACGCCCGCGCGCGCAGAGGCCAAAGCATCTGACGGAACCCTCGCCGCTCCCCAACCGCGCTCTCCGGCCCCGGCTCGCCGCCCCCAGGTGCGCTCTCCGGCCCCGGCTCTCCGCCCGCCCGCTCGCCGCTCCCGCTGGCTCGGCCCTAAGGTATCTATCTGGCCCTCGCCCTGGCAGCGGCAAGATCGATTGGGGGGTTTCGACGAGGTAGGAGTATTGCGCTAATCCCTTTGCTCCAATTCCGCAGATTCTTCGTCAGGCAGAGGGTTTCGGGTGGGTAGCGATGATCTGGGCTCCCGGAGTAGAGGTAGGGCCTGGAGGGGTTAATCCGGACAAGCTGGCGATGGTGGATTCCGCGGACGGGGACCCGGTGGCGgatgaggaggtgatggtggtgcaGGGGAGTTTCGCTGCGGCGGAAGATGTTGATGCGACGATGGTGGAGTCTGCTGGATTGCAGGGCGAGGCCGGCAGTAACATGGTGCAGGGGAGTCTCGCTGCTGCGGTGGAAGATTTTGATGCGACGATGGTGGAGTCTGCTGGATTGCAGGACGAGGCCGGCAGTAACATGGTGCAGGGGAGTTTGGCTGCTGTGGAAGATGTTGATGTGACGATGGTGGAGTCTGGTGGATTGCAGGGTGAGGCCGGCAGTAACATGGCGCAGGCGCAGACTATTGCTGTCGAGACCGTGGAAAAATCAGATTCTGCGGCGTCTCCTCAACATGATGAAGCAGGTAAAGCATTGTtgcatatgctctctttatttaaaTTATATTTTTAAACAGATTCTAAAGtgtcaaaatattttttttaaaaaaattgggcATATAATTCCACATCCCATGTGCTCACGAAGTCGTCTCAagaattttttttatatatatggACAGTGCAAGAAAGATAAAATTCGGTGTTAAAACAAGCCTTTTATTGTCTTCAAAGCCacgaaaaatatcatttttttacTAAACTTTAAGCGAGCACATAAAACGTGGAGATATTCATGCCCAAAAACCcgatttttttttacattttgcaATTTATTTTTTGGATATATGGCTATATGCATGTAGGATCAAAAGTCGTCCTTCCCTGTTTATGCTCAGTCGATTTCAGTTAATCGATTATGTTGTAAAAATGTACTGTGAGAAAACAAAATGCCGGCGAGATATGTTGAGTACGTGGACCTGATTTCCGACACAGCAAAACTCTCTGAATTTTTCGTGCACACTCTGCCCTCGAATCTGTTCAATCTGTTATATCACATATTGATACCCACAGCCTTTCCTTTTCGACTTACAATGGCATCACTGACTATATCCGTGTTTATGATTTTTCAGGTGAGAGCGAAGATGGACAGCGTGCTAGATTCCATCTCCCTCCACGTGATTCCGAAGATGGCTTCCGAGTTACTGATCTTGTCTGGGCTCAGTTAGAAGGCCATCCTTGGTGGCCTGGTGAAATTTTTGACCCCTCACATGCATCTGAGTTGGCACTGAAGCATCAGAAGAAGGGCAACCACCTGGTAGCATTTTTTGGCGACAGTTCTTTCGCGTGGTGTGATGACTCCCAGTTGAAGCCTTTCATGCCCAACTTTTCACAGATGGAGAAGCAGGGCAACTCTGATGATGCCTTCACCATTGCAGTCAACCATGCTCTTCAAGAGCTCTCAAGGCGGATATTGTCAGCGACGAGTTGCTCTTGTCTCCCAGAAGAGTTCTCTGACAATGGCATGTCTTATATGGTTGAGAACTCTGGGCTCAAGGCTGGAGTTACTTGCTCTATGGTTAACAAAGCTCAGATGCTAAAAAGTTTCAGTCCAGATAGCCTTCTTCATTATGTTACGTCGCTGGCTCTGTCCCCTGGCCAAGGAGGTGATCTGCAGGATTTAGTCATAGCTTGCTCTCAGCTTATGTCATTCTATCGGTCTAAAGGGTGCCCTGAAATTGCATCATTTCAATCTGCCAGTGGATGGGGAGAGAATGACATCGACAGTCTATCCATCAAGAACGTCATGCTGGGGCAAAGTGTCACCACTGAAGTGCAACCTAATCATGTTAAGCCCAAAAGAGGTAGGGGAAGACCTCGTAAGCGAAAGCCTGAAGAGTTGATGGAGAAAGAGCCCATTGTGAAGCCGCAGAATTATCCCAACAGCACTGCTGAAACAGAGTGTGGTGAATTTGACATCTCTGGGAAGAAGTCCGCCAAAAAGAGACGCGTGAAGAGGCACAATGGTGTGAACCCCAACACTTTGCCTTGTCCTAAGTTAGAACCAAATGACCATATGCAGGATGCCTACTGGTTGGGACTGAGTTTACACGGTAGCCCAACTCCTAGCCTCAAAGGAGCAAGTGGCAAAACAAGGCCGGTACGTAGGCGGAGACCAACATGGCGGGTATGTGCGCCTTCGTCAGATCTTTCTCCCCCTATACATAATACTCAGCCTGAAACGTTGGGTCATAACAGAAAGATACATGTGGTAAAAAGATCAATTATCCATGTTGATGAGAAGATGGTCCACGAGGTAAAACCCACTGCACTTGTTTTGAGCTTTGACGGGTCAACTGATCTTCCTTCAGAAATGGATCTTATTAGGATGTTCAGTCAGTGTGGACCATTAAAAGAAACCGAGACTGAAGTTCAGGGGAACACAAAGACTGTAAAAGTTGTCTTCAAGAAACGTGTTGATGCTGAAAGGGCTTTTACTGTTGCTGGCAAATTTGGCTCTTTTGGACCTTCACTCCGCAGTTTTCGGCTTGTGGAAATGCCATTTTCCCTAAGCACAGCTGAGCTGAATTATCCTAAGTTATGCCCTGAAGATAGCGGCCTAAAGATTCCTGGTAAACAACCTTtctaatttctttgtaaaatcaaGTGAGGTATAAATGTTTAGTTGCTTACAGTATTGTTTATGTGTTTTCTTATAGCTCCCAGGTTGTCTGGAGTTTCGCTGGATTCTGCGCAAGTTGACGTTATCAACAAAGCCGACAAAGCGTCAGATGAACACCACGTTGAGGATGGTCAAACAACATGAAAGCACTACCCAGTGTTCTTTACAAGCTGAAGTCAGAAGCAAACAGTCATTTGATGTTCTCTGGACATGTAGCAAATCAGGCTGTGGCTGACGTGATTCTGAGTGATGTCACAACTAAAGCATCTCGTGGACATGTGGGCTTAAGCTTCTTGAAATTACAGAGCATATGTCGATATTCAGCTTGTCTATTCGATGGCAATAGGTTCCCTCATCCGGCTGATGCGTTCTGTCCAGGGAATAGTAGTTGACTTTTATAGTACAACATATAATGTTATTTTTCGGTAACTAGGGCATTTGGCATCTTTGTCTTATGTATAAATTTTATCTAGATCTAATTGTCTGGCAGAGCTGGTGTTGGTTTTGCCATGTGCATGCGTTTGTTGGAAATCCTAATTTTAACTGATGTTTCTCTTGCCATTTTACTGCCATGTACTGTAAGCCATCACCTATGACATATAGTTGGGTTCCAAATTCGCCCCCTGTTCATTTATACCTGCATTCTTTGTGATTAATATGAATTAGCAACTTACCATCCAACCAATGATTATTATAATTAATAATTTATGTTATACCTCTGCAATGATTAATTTATGCAGTGGCCAGCCATTTCCAATTTGTTCTCTTTGAGAACACTGTTTCCATGTTTTGTTTCATTCTTCAGCTTTCCTACAACATGAATCTTGTAGACTCATAGAACTGTAATGCCAACTGCTGGGGTAGTCGGTTACTGGGTATATTTGCAGTTGATGGCATTACAATTCCGTTCTATCTGTTCTCAAAACCCTTGGTATACATATCTTTTTCACTGTTAAGCAAAGTTGTATGTTGCTTGTCATGGTGTTGTATCTTTCTTGCTAGCCGGACATATCGAACTTGTGTTGACTCTATCAGCTTCTGTTCTCCAAGTTTTTTTATGCTTAATGGGCAGACAAAACTTGCTAGATTTCCACTTTCGCCGTTAATATTAACAGGTCGCCCATACCTCTGTTAGTCCTGTACTTGTGTTCCGGACATCGGCACTGCATATAGAATATTTTCTCTAAGATGCCATATATAGTTGCTGTCAGGATTATTTCTGCTGCTTCTTTGTTGAAAAGGAATGGTCTAGAAGACTTGGCACATTTATTcttcggttttgctatgtctcagtcaactgagattttcttaagtctaagtcacttgcaAAAATATACTTTCAGTTGcatttttctgttaaaaaagtgcaattgcacttttctgacagaaatgtgtaactgaaccgagttgcacttttctttgaattgtagttgcacttttctgagttgactgagacttaagaaaatctcagtcaactgagacataggcacaccctttATTCTTAACCAAGTGGTTAGAGAAGCTGTATCATTCAAAGCACTACCACGAACAAGAGGTGGCAAAAGAGGCCGTGTTTATTACAAAACACAGGTAACCCATGGACTTTTTCTGTAAGTTACTTATGAAGTTATAGTGTTTATAAGATAACCTTTCGAATAAACTGAAGCCATAATCACAACCGTATTCCCCATTTACGCATTTGCTATTCCCTTATTAAAGTTAGATTGGTCGTGAAAAGAATTTCAACTTGTTTTTTTACCATAATTAAAGTCCACGCCCTTTATCAGTTGTTCAAAGATAGTTTTTATGCTAATAATACCCAAGTCGTGCTGAAGTATTTGAAGATAATTTAGAGAGGGGATTGTTGGTTTCATACTAACCAATTACTCCGGTATAATTTTACATTTCGATGAGCCAGCTAGTAAGGTATCTGTGTAGATACTTTCCCCTCTTTGGAAAGGGACGATCCTCACTGCTTTCAGTCTGAACAGTTTTATCTGAAAACTGCCTTACATCACTTTCATCCTTCTGAGCATTTCTTTTGGCAACTCTCTTTTGAGCTTAAGGAACCTTGTTCTTTTCCTGCAGGCTGCTGTTTCTCCACCAACATTTGTTCTCTTCGTCAATGACACAAAACTCTTCCCTGAGCCGTACCGTCGGTACATGCACAAGCAACTTCGGTCTGACGCTGGGTTCCGGCCTTCCGGGCACACCTATCCGGATACTGTGACGCAGCCGGAAGCGGACAGACAAGCAACAAAGGAAGATGAATTCACAGGCTCGTAATGCGCTTGTAGCGGCAAGTTAGCATGTGAAGCAACGCTACTATGTTCAAAAGGAAAATGGAAGTGTAGCGAGTTAGCACTATCCTGACATCCTTTTTTCAAAATCTTTTCTTGGCTGAAAATGTATCACTACATTCAGAAACGAAACGAAAGTGtccatcataattttcacaaaaTATACTTACCTCCTATGATGCCTTGGTTGCCACAATGCTGACAATTGctgaagaaaaataaaaccaGTCTGCAGTGAAAGAAACACACTTCATATATTTTCACAGAACTTAGAATATTTCCCAAAAAAGGACACCCAAACCTATAATAGGAATGATTACAGTAAAAACAACAAAGCTAGTTGGACGAATATTCTGAAGACCTTTTTTTCTCAAGAAAACTCTAAATTCAATTGCAGACTGGACTGTTGTGTATCTGTGTATGATAAATCATATACATAGTTAACAACTAACACTTGCCCACATACCTCTCAACCTAAATCATGATTGTCTCAATGAACCTTGCAACTTCACAACTCCTAAACTCTAAAAGAAAATTATATCGGATTTCAGTTAGTGCCTCTCTAACACGCTAGGTCTGTAGTTATGGTTTGTCCTGGAAAATCACACCCAATCTCACTCAGGCAATGAATCATAGCGCTTAATAATGCCAAAATTCACTAAATATTGAACTGGATATAAGATTAGCAGAGGAAGATGGATATATAAAGCCTGCAAATGTGTGTTTTCGCCTCTCTTGATTTCGTAAAACCTATGGTTCCGAGCTCCCAGCCGCATGTCTAGTACTTGTGGTGCATCAACATGGCCCTTGATATCACCCCCTATGCTATCTCAACATATTTCTCTATAGTGTTATGCAAACTAAGCAACAGATGAGTTCGTGCCAGAAGAGCAACTAAATATATTGTGAAAGAAGTAGTATTGTCATGGGAACAGGTCGTGTGGTTGCCTAATTAGCAGTAGGATAACCAAGCGTCAATTTGCTAGCCTATTGGATGACACCATTATTAGttactggttttatttggatggtaagaaaaggaaaaaaatgccaCTGGACCGAATCACCAAAAGAGAACATAATTCAGCATTATCCATCGAGCACTATGGCTAGTTGATTTTTTATACTTTACCATATATGATTAAATGGTAAGATCATTTTGTTGTAGCAAACACGCAGTCATTGAAACAAAGAGTTAGCACATAAGAA from Lolium rigidum isolate FL_2022 chromosome 4, APGP_CSIRO_Lrig_0.1, whole genome shotgun sequence encodes the following:
- the LOC124705833 gene encoding protein IQ-DOMAIN 3-like, yielding MGKKVRWFDAVQRILSTSSESDREEKEEKKAERPTSKLNFKKLWQFGKSSSSNSSSSAAPETAPAAHPQPPPPSPSRPDRQKAVEVTEAKFAGTATASEQNDGRYQVRTAEAVVCATSTVTPRALDRSEEEVAAVRIQTACRGYLARREYRRARAQARLMSLLEGIAVRRQTEEALYCMQTMTRVQTQIYSRRAKTEEDKKALRRQIQLKQGLDKTKTGEGWDHSHQSKEQMEATLAMKQEAASRRQKALSYAFSRQWRNRNPASSSSGRAALTQSSNPPMYMDPGCPNWGWSWSERWIAAARPWECQTAPQPDKDKDRAPATPKTPGRAAKPRVSISIQIPTTPTGRSPRLPSPSTPTRPRSPSVLGKTITPPARLPSPRGSPLHRSATLLSERPRSSQEHLGSGGMEAALRRTTSMRSGETPRRISVRARDADTGDTGGAPVTPSYMQQTKSVKAKARCASPIAADRAELTVRVRPVSSPSVQRRMPLEFAEKPGASSSPRTPSNSKAKPEVRAKRPPSPRFLV
- the LOC124707628 gene encoding PWWP domain-containing protein 2-like, producing the protein MVDSADGDPVADEEVMVVQGSFAAAEDVDATMVESAGLQGEAGSNMVQGSLAAAVEDFDATMVESAGLQDEAGSNMVQGSLAAVEDVDVTMVESGGLQGEAGSNMAQAQTIAVETVEKSDSAASPQHDEAGESEDGQRARFHLPPRDSEDGFRVTDLVWAQLEGHPWWPGEIFDPSHASELALKHQKKGNHLVAFFGDSSFAWCDDSQLKPFMPNFSQMEKQGNSDDAFTIAVNHALQELSRRILSATSCSCLPEEFSDNGMSYMVENSGLKAGVTCSMVNKAQMLKSFSPDSLLHYVTSLALSPGQGGDLQDLVIACSQLMSFYRSKGCPEIASFQSASGWGENDIDSLSIKNVMLGQSVTTEVQPNHVKPKRGRGRPRKRKPEELMEKEPIVKPQNYPNSTAETECGEFDISGKKSAKKRRVKRHNGVNPNTLPCPKLEPNDHMQDAYWLGLSLHGSPTPSLKGASGKTRPVRRRRPTWRVCAPSSDLSPPIHNTQPETLGHNRKIHVVKRSIIHVDEKMVHEVKPTALVLSFDGSTDLPSEMDLIRMFSQCGPLKETETEVQGNTKTVKVVFKKRVDAERAFTVAGKFGSFGPSLRSFRLVEMPFSLSTAELNYPKLCPEDSGLKIPAPRLSGVSLDSAQVDVINKADKASDEHHVEDGQTT